A window of the Salvelinus alpinus chromosome 3, SLU_Salpinus.1, whole genome shotgun sequence genome harbors these coding sequences:
- the LOC139570823 gene encoding ventral anterior homeobox 1-like, which translates to MEVRYNQETEPGMGLKNGLKDGKDSKDSQANLSKTFLKDQQESFSASGMVENCEKNRASTGDPDYCRRILVRDAKGSIREIILPKGLDLDRPKRTRTSFTAEQLYRLEMEFQRCQYVVGRERTELARQLNLSETQVKVWFQNRRTKQKKDQGKDSELRSVVSETAATCSVLRLLEQGRLLTPPGLPGLLQHCGNGTLSAALRGPSMGMASNGSSSSSSGASSGTAGGSPPLPIVTSSGTVAGLQSSSSAHGLFSFPMPSLLGSVATRMSSNPLSMAGNLQELSARYLSSSAFEPYSRTNGKESMDKNVFE; encoded by the exons ATGGAGGTCAGATACAACCAGGAGACAGAACCGGGGATGGGGCTGAAGAATGGACTAAAGGATGGGAAAGACAGCAAGGATTCCCAGGCGAACCTTTCCAAAACCTTCCTAAAGGATCAGCAGGAGTCCTTCTCAGCATCTGGGATGGTGGAGAACTGTGAGAAGAACCGGGCGAGCACGGGGGACCCAGACTACTGCCGGAGAATACTTGTCAGAG ATGCCAAAGGGTCTATACGAGAAATCATTCTGCCAAAGGGACTGGATTTGGACCGTCCCAAACGAACCCGGACCTCTTTCACCGCAGAGCAACTCTATCGTCTGGAGATGGAGTTCCAGAGGTGCCAGTATGTGGTTGGGAGGGAACGAACAGAACTGGCCCGCCAGCTAAATCTATCTGAAACTCAG GTTAAAGTTTGGTTCCAGAACCGACGCACAAAGCAGAAGAAGGACCAGGGCAAAGATTCAGAGCTGCGCTCGGTGGTGTCAGAGACGGCGGCCACCTGCAGTGTATTAAGACTCCTAGAGCAGGGCCGGCTCCTCACGCCGCCAGGTCTGCCGGGGCTCCTGCAGCACTGTGGCAACGGCACCTTGAGTGCCGCCCTGCGAGGGCCCTCCATGGGCATGGCCAGCAatggaagcagcagcagcagcagtggtgCCAGCTCAGGGACGGCCGGTGGCAGTCCCCCTCTGCCCATAGTGACCAGTTCAGGGACGGTAGCGGGCCTCCAGAGCTCCTCGTCAGCTCATGGACTGTTCAGCTTCCCCATGCCCTCTCTGCTGGGAAGCGTGGCCACCCGCATGTCCTCCAACCCGCTTTCTATGGCCGGGAACCTACAGGAACTGTCTGCCCGCTACCTGAGCTCTTCTGCTTTTGAACCTTATTCACGGACCAATGGCAAGGAGAGTATGGACAAAAACGTTTTCGAATGA